One Gloeothece verrucosa PCC 7822 DNA window includes the following coding sequences:
- a CDS encoding YgiT-type zinc finger protein has product MSKCYVCGSTYFAEKLVNEVFEINGKYVLVENIPAKVCSQCGKVIFSSEAAEKVRLMVHGGQQPSKSIQVDVFAY; this is encoded by the coding sequence GTGAGTAAGTGTTATGTCTGTGGTTCAACTTATTTTGCCGAAAAATTGGTAAATGAGGTTTTTGAGATTAATGGTAAGTATGTGTTAGTTGAAAATATTCCGGCAAAAGTATGCTCTCAATGCGGCAAAGTTATATTTAGTAGTGAAGCGGCGGAAAAAGTGCGTTTAATGGTTCATGGAGGACAACAACCGAGTAAGTCTATTCAAGTTGATGTTTTTGCTTATTAG
- a CDS encoding TIGR00300 family protein gives MADTIRFLMCAPDHYDVDYVINPWMEGNIHKSSRDRAVEQWQKLYHAIKDRAIVDLVPPEKGWPDMVFTANAGLVLGDNVVLSRFMHKERQGEEPYFKAWFEKNGFNVFELPKDLPFEGAGDALLDREGRWLWAGYGFRSELDSHPYLAKWLDIEVLSLRLIDPRFYHLDTCFCPLSGGYLLYYPPAFDTYSNHLIERRVPAEKRIVVQEPDAVNFACNAVNVNQTIIMNKISDDLKDRINAAGFEVVQTPLTEFLKAGGAAKCLTLRVTEPVLEDVHANEPVESRIIQLQGHLLDAGIMNKALDLVIENGGSFRVLNFNLGIEKQSTSSAEVRVSAPSHEVMEDIMTQLIDVGAVPRPQEACDVNTEVVALDGVAPDDFYVSTIYPTEVRVNCEWVRVQNQRMDAAIVVDGTAQPPSAECKLLRDLKVGDHVMVGVEGIRTIRNVESRDQRKESKEFTFMGAGVSSERRVELVVEQIAWELRQIRDQGGKVVVTAGPVVIHTGGAQHLSWLIREGYVHALLGGNAIAVHDMEQALMGTSLGVDMLKGVPVRGGHRHHLKVINSIRRYGSIAKAVEAGVLTKGVMYECVKNNIPFCLAGSIRDDGPLPDTEMDLVKAQAEYSRLLQGTDMILMLSSMLHSIGVGNMTPAGVKMVCVDINPAVVTKLSDRGSVESVGVVTDVGLFLSLLVQQLERLTRPIHLTQTV, from the coding sequence ATGGCTGACACGATTCGCTTTTTAATGTGTGCCCCTGATCATTACGACGTAGATTATGTGATAAATCCTTGGATGGAGGGGAATATACACAAATCGTCACGCGATCGCGCTGTAGAACAGTGGCAAAAACTGTATCATGCTATTAAAGATAGAGCTATAGTAGATTTAGTTCCCCCCGAAAAAGGTTGGCCCGATATGGTCTTTACCGCCAACGCCGGTTTAGTCTTAGGGGATAATGTGGTTCTTAGCCGCTTCATGCACAAAGAACGTCAGGGAGAAGAACCTTATTTTAAAGCATGGTTTGAGAAAAACGGGTTTAATGTATTTGAATTACCCAAAGACCTCCCCTTTGAAGGCGCAGGCGATGCCCTACTAGACCGAGAAGGACGCTGGTTATGGGCCGGATACGGTTTTCGGTCAGAACTAGACTCTCATCCTTACCTAGCCAAATGGTTAGATATCGAAGTGCTTTCTCTTCGCCTGATCGATCCACGATTCTATCATCTAGATACCTGTTTCTGTCCCCTCAGTGGCGGCTATTTACTCTACTATCCCCCTGCCTTTGATACCTATTCTAACCACCTTATCGAACGCCGGGTTCCTGCTGAAAAACGGATAGTTGTACAAGAACCCGATGCGGTGAATTTTGCTTGCAATGCGGTCAATGTTAACCAGACCATCATTATGAATAAAATTAGTGATGACCTGAAAGACCGTATTAACGCAGCCGGGTTTGAAGTGGTACAAACCCCCTTAACTGAATTCCTTAAAGCAGGCGGCGCGGCGAAATGTCTCACCCTGCGCGTCACTGAACCGGTTCTCGAAGATGTCCATGCTAACGAACCGGTAGAAAGCCGCATTATCCAATTGCAAGGGCACCTACTCGATGCCGGTATCATGAATAAAGCCCTCGACTTAGTGATCGAAAATGGCGGCAGTTTCCGAGTTCTCAACTTCAATTTAGGCATCGAAAAACAAAGTACCTCCTCGGCAGAAGTGCGGGTTAGCGCCCCCTCCCACGAAGTCATGGAAGATATCATGACTCAATTAATTGACGTTGGGGCAGTTCCTCGTCCACAGGAAGCTTGTGACGTTAATACCGAAGTGGTCGCCCTTGATGGAGTCGCCCCCGATGATTTTTATGTCTCCACTATCTATCCCACCGAAGTGCGCGTTAACTGTGAGTGGGTAAGGGTGCAAAACCAACGCATGGATGCAGCAATCGTGGTGGATGGTACTGCCCAACCTCCCTCAGCAGAATGTAAGTTACTGCGGGACCTCAAAGTTGGGGATCACGTAATGGTGGGAGTAGAAGGAATTCGCACCATCCGCAATGTCGAGTCCAGAGACCAACGCAAAGAGTCTAAAGAATTCACCTTTATGGGCGCTGGTGTATCCAGTGAACGCCGCGTAGAATTAGTGGTAGAACAAATCGCTTGGGAATTGCGACAAATTCGCGATCAAGGCGGTAAAGTGGTGGTCACGGCTGGACCGGTGGTCATTCATACCGGTGGGGCCCAACATCTATCCTGGTTAATTCGAGAAGGCTATGTTCATGCCCTATTAGGCGGCAATGCGATCGCGGTTCATGATATGGAACAAGCTTTGATGGGCACTTCCCTGGGTGTGGATATGCTAAAAGGTGTACCCGTAAGAGGTGGTCACCGTCACCACTTAAAGGTCATTAATAGCATTCGCCGCTATGGCAGTATTGCTAAAGCTGTAGAAGCCGGAGTCTTGACAAAAGGGGTCATGTATGAATGTGTGAAGAATAACATCCCCTTCTGCCTAGCCGGTTCCATTCGAGATGATGGACCTTTACCCGATACCGAAATGGACCTCGTCAAAGCCCAAGCCGAATACTCCCGCTTACTGCAAGGTACAGACATGATCTTAATGCTGTCATCGATGCTGCATTCCATCGGCGTAGGAAATATGACCCCGGCCGGTGTGAAGATGGTTTGTGTGGATATTAACCCGGCCGTAGTAACCAAACTCAGTGATCGCGGTTCTGTTGAGTCGGTTGGGGTTGTTACCGATGTAGGATTATTCCTCAGCTTATTAGTACAGCAACTAGAACGCTTAACCCGTCCCATACACTTAACTCAAACCGTCTAA
- a CDS encoding Uma2 family endonuclease has translation MIVNNQPFYISPEDYLEGESVSPIKHEYRRGQVYAMVGAKKPHIVLASNLARLLGNHLENSPCLVLTSDIKVRLEEADCYYYPDLAVTCDERDINNTDEFILYPLLVVEILSKSTEKFDRGEKFADYQTSPLLQEYVLIKQTEMKIECFRRSDSGQWTSHIYQSGDEVHLASVDFRSDLATLYRKVPGL, from the coding sequence ATGATAGTCAACAATCAACCTTTTTATATTTCTCCTGAAGATTACTTAGAAGGAGAAAGCGTTAGCCCGATCAAACATGAATATAGACGGGGACAAGTTTATGCGATGGTAGGGGCGAAAAAGCCTCATATTGTTCTTGCTAGTAATTTAGCCCGGCTACTGGGTAATCATTTAGAGAATAGTCCTTGTTTAGTCCTCACCTCAGATATCAAAGTGAGGTTAGAAGAAGCCGATTGTTATTACTACCCTGATCTTGCTGTAACCTGCGATGAACGGGATATTAACAATACCGATGAATTTATTCTCTATCCGCTTTTAGTGGTGGAAATTTTATCTAAATCTACTGAAAAATTTGATCGAGGAGAAAAATTTGCTGACTACCAAACCTCACCCTTATTACAAGAATATGTCTTAATTAAGCAAACTGAAATGAAAATAGAATGTTTTCGACGTTCTGATTCAGGACAATGGACTTCTCATATTTATCAATCAGGAGATGAAGTTCACTTGGCGAGTGTAGACTTTCGCAGTGATCTAGCTACACTTTATCGAAAAGTCCCAGGTCTTTGA
- a CDS encoding DUF6887 family protein has protein sequence MTRLCLSHREDDEAFYAFMDKIHAEKTWVTHPPLKSMEDMENYPEFLEKLGNYPGRQV, from the coding sequence ATTACGCGCTTATGTCTGTCTCATCGAGAAGACGATGAAGCTTTCTATGCTTTTATGGATAAAATACACGCCGAGAAAACATGGGTAACTCATCCTCCCCTCAAATCTATGGAAGATATGGAAAATTATCCTGAGTTTCTAGAAAAATTAGGCAACTATCCAGGCAGACAAGTCTAA
- a CDS encoding polymorphic toxin type 30 domain-containing protein, with the protein MLPFLDRLRYKDIFGGWEVGIDLTAPEGSNARQGWVVRIQWGNKFLDYKGNFTHRNSHNSNSPYYNPNIANDTHIPIQEPTGQL; encoded by the coding sequence TTGCTGCCATTTCTTGATCGCTTAAGGTATAAGGATATTTTTGGCGGTTGGGAGGTGGGAATTGATTTAACAGCCCCAGAGGGCAGTAATGCAAGGCAGGGTTGGGTTGTTCGTATTCAATGGGGGAATAAGTTTTTAGACTATAAGGGGAATTTTACCCATAGAAATAGTCATAATTCTAACAGTCCCTATTATAATCCCAATATAGCCAATGATACTCATATCCCGATCCAAGAGCCTACAGGTCAACTTTAA
- a CDS encoding lysylphosphatidylglycerol synthase transmembrane domain-containing protein produces the protein MNKRLISIAVSVAILLIIYSKIDIQHLLEVFQKSDPLWMTVSLGMVIPITLFTSWRLQQLMPKDTHLDFIEANRLILGASVLNMVLPSKMGDIAKAYFMKDRGHLSGSLALSLVIFEKACDMLSLLLWCVFGLFIYSPKDSFFWVMTLAVAAGLILGLLLLGSRQFAAVFFVNAIKIAPKKIKKKLSSAQTAWEEMHSYFWSDRQQLLKISLTSIFIWFLHLLQIWLFMVALRAWVPFWVNFALSPLAILAGLLPLTFAGVGTRDGALVFLYAISPSPPYFGEATAAALGLLCTSRYFLPAIIGLPFLSQMMGAAKKMRNQ, from the coding sequence ATGAACAAACGACTTATATCTATAGCAGTCAGCGTTGCTATCCTTCTAATTATTTACTCAAAAATCGATATCCAACATCTGCTAGAAGTTTTCCAAAAAAGTGATCCTTTATGGATGACCGTCAGTTTAGGGATGGTTATCCCCATTACTCTATTTACCTCTTGGCGGCTACAACAGCTAATGCCTAAAGATACTCATTTAGACTTTATCGAAGCTAACCGTTTAATTTTAGGGGCTAGTGTCCTCAATATGGTGCTACCCTCCAAAATGGGAGATATCGCCAAAGCTTACTTTATGAAAGACAGAGGACATTTAAGCGGCTCACTGGCTCTATCTTTAGTAATCTTTGAAAAAGCCTGTGATATGCTCTCCCTGCTGTTGTGGTGTGTGTTTGGTTTATTTATCTATTCGCCAAAAGATAGTTTTTTTTGGGTCATGACTTTGGCCGTCGCTGCCGGGTTAATCTTAGGTTTATTATTACTTGGTTCTCGTCAATTTGCCGCAGTATTTTTTGTCAATGCCATTAAAATCGCTCCCAAGAAGATCAAGAAAAAACTGAGTTCAGCACAAACCGCTTGGGAAGAAATGCACTCGTATTTCTGGAGTGATCGACAACAACTGTTGAAAATCTCTCTCACTTCTATCTTTATCTGGTTTTTACATCTGTTGCAAATTTGGCTTTTTATGGTGGCTTTGAGAGCCTGGGTTCCCTTTTGGGTTAACTTTGCTCTTTCTCCTTTAGCTATCTTGGCTGGGTTACTTCCTTTAACTTTTGCGGGTGTGGGAACTCGTGACGGTGCTTTAGTGTTTTTATATGCCATTAGCCCCTCACCCCCTTATTTTGGGGAAGCTACCGCCGCCGCGTTAGGGTTACTCTGTACTTCCCGTTATTTTCTACCAGCGATCATCGGTTTACCTTTTCTTAGCCAAATGATGGGAGCCGCCAAAAAAATGCGGA
- a CDS encoding isoaspartyl peptidase/L-asparaginase, giving the protein MSNVQPKLIIHGGASSLDDKGGLESVRKCLYDVIQQVYDLLLEGKSAVDAVSRGCELLENEPRFNAGTGSVVQSDGQIRMSASLMDGNKQSFSGVINISRVKNPIHLAQYLQGHDDRVLSDYGSLELSRELQIPPYDPLIDFRLYEWMEERKFNFQKKMAQLYAPSEHSTQDPYFESRRGTIGVVALDDQGRIAAGTSTGGKGLERIGRVSDSAMPAGNYATGAAGVSCTGVGEDIIDECLAARIVVRVTDGMSLPQAMEKSMQESSTHQRDLGAIALDHTGMIAWGKTSEVILAAYHNGELVGDTLEWRDKALFGYLK; this is encoded by the coding sequence ATGAGTAACGTACAACCTAAATTAATTATTCACGGAGGAGCAAGTTCTTTAGACGATAAGGGAGGATTAGAATCTGTCCGTAAGTGTCTATATGATGTGATCCAACAAGTGTATGATTTATTGCTAGAGGGCAAAAGCGCGGTAGATGCAGTGAGTCGTGGCTGTGAGTTATTAGAAAATGAACCTCGTTTTAATGCGGGTACAGGTTCGGTGGTTCAATCTGATGGGCAAATCCGCATGAGTGCTTCTTTAATGGATGGAAATAAACAAAGTTTTAGCGGCGTAATTAATATTTCTCGGGTTAAAAATCCGATTCACCTCGCTCAATATTTGCAAGGGCACGATGATCGCGTGTTATCTGATTATGGTTCTTTAGAGTTATCCCGAGAATTGCAAATTCCGCCTTATGATCCTTTGATCGACTTTCGTTTATATGAGTGGATGGAAGAAAGAAAGTTTAACTTTCAGAAAAAAATGGCACAATTGTATGCTCCGAGTGAACATTCTACTCAAGACCCTTATTTTGAATCACGACGGGGTACGATTGGGGTGGTAGCCCTCGATGATCAAGGCAGAATTGCCGCCGGAACTTCTACAGGGGGTAAAGGACTAGAAAGAATTGGACGGGTGAGTGATTCGGCGATGCCGGCAGGTAACTATGCGACGGGTGCGGCTGGTGTGAGTTGCACTGGGGTGGGAGAAGACATTATTGATGAATGTTTAGCCGCCCGCATTGTGGTCCGGGTGACTGATGGGATGTCTCTGCCGCAAGCGATGGAAAAATCTATGCAAGAGTCTTCTACTCATCAGCGAGATTTAGGGGCCATTGCGCTGGACCACACGGGGATGATCGCTTGGGGTAAAACCAGTGAGGTTATCCTAGCCGCCTATCATAATGGTGAACTGGTGGGTGATACTTTGGAATGGAGAGATAAGGCTTTATTTGGGTATCTAAAATAA
- a CDS encoding HEAT repeat domain-containing protein, with the protein METSIKTSSNTLLEKVKAFSLHGENYQSLSPQIKRNKQLEEAEKISDDLEFLVFELEENIYCEILQAIIEQSSQQNDYEIKEVLLNSVANAMSQSDCIKKIDLSFLIKQIDQLKGDCLLHALDIIGLSRNLSYVEVIRRFLKHSNLEVRETAAMALSEIESFHQPG; encoded by the coding sequence ATGGAAACTTCTATCAAAACTTCATCTAATACATTACTTGAAAAGGTCAAAGCGTTTAGTTTACATGGGGAAAATTACCAAAGCTTATCTCCACAAATTAAGCGAAATAAACAATTAGAGGAAGCTGAAAAAATTAGTGATGATCTAGAGTTTTTAGTTTTTGAGTTAGAGGAAAATATTTATTGTGAAATTTTGCAAGCTATAATTGAGCAATCTAGCCAACAAAATGATTATGAAATCAAAGAAGTATTGCTAAATTCAGTAGCTAATGCTATGTCTCAAAGTGATTGTATTAAAAAAATAGATTTAAGTTTTTTAATTAAACAGATAGATCAATTAAAAGGAGATTGTTTACTTCATGCTCTTGATATTATTGGTTTATCCAGAAATTTATCTTATGTTGAAGTTATCAGACGGTTTCTTAAACATTCTAATTTAGAGGTTAGAGAAACAGCCGCTATGGCTTTATCAGAGATTGAATCTTTTCATCAACCTGGTTAA
- a CDS encoding DUF6888 family protein, whose translation MNCGGLIIPTEAEVWQCYTLCCWTTKLYKPVNLVRLDERTGNICFLAAEEIIIEIYPDGDWRYINE comes from the coding sequence TTGAACTGCGGCGGCTTAATTATTCCTACAGAGGCAGAAGTCTGGCAATGCTATACTCTTTGTTGTTGGACAACTAAATTATATAAACCTGTTAACCTAGTTCGCTTGGATGAACGTACCGGTAATATCTGCTTTTTAGCCGCAGAAGAAATAATTATAGAAATATATCCTGATGGAGACTGGAGATACATCAATGAATAA
- a CDS encoding DUF262 domain-containing protein, with protein MAEIGIGTNKKLLDLFNQMKNGSLILAPSFQRKLVWNNKHKESFIETILKGFPFPEIYLADGDIDLETQTSQTLVVDGQQRLDTIYRYVTSSEHFPVKNIKKFKELTKEEQTRFFDYVIVVRDLGRISKKEIQEIFERINSVGYALNAIEIQNSLYEGEFITTAKEILNQNQEIFAKIDLFTDSESARMQDLEYILLMMATLEEGGYFRGDKEIETYVKRYDDEYPNKEEITKLLKDIFDLINACKFEPDSLWNRKSSFFSLTIELAKFEQKNQALPEVYQISNRLKQLEEEIQKNKTKDRETDEYAQYYHYNYAGTTSKKARDIRGAFLRKVLEEIPVNQKLAG; from the coding sequence ATGGCTGAAATTGGTATAGGAACTAATAAAAAACTTTTAGATTTATTTAATCAAATGAAAAATGGAAGTTTAATTTTAGCTCCATCTTTTCAAAGAAAATTAGTTTGGAATAATAAACACAAAGAGAGTTTTATAGAAACAATTTTAAAAGGATTCCCATTTCCAGAAATTTATTTAGCTGATGGCGATATTGATCTTGAAACTCAAACATCACAAACCCTTGTAGTTGACGGACAGCAAAGATTAGATACAATTTATAGATATGTCACATCATCTGAACATTTTCCGGTTAAAAATATTAAAAAATTTAAGGAATTAACCAAAGAAGAACAAACAAGATTTTTTGATTATGTAATTGTAGTTCGAGATTTAGGAAGAATAAGCAAGAAAGAAATACAAGAAATTTTTGAGAGAATTAATTCTGTAGGGTATGCTTTAAATGCAATCGAAATACAAAACTCACTCTATGAAGGGGAGTTTATCACAACCGCAAAAGAGATTTTAAATCAAAATCAAGAAATTTTCGCCAAAATTGATTTATTCACTGATAGTGAATCCGCGCGAATGCAAGATTTAGAATATATTCTTCTAATGATGGCAACTTTAGAAGAAGGAGGATATTTTAGAGGAGATAAGGAAATTGAAACCTATGTCAAACGATATGATGATGAATATCCTAATAAAGAAGAAATTACTAAACTTCTAAAAGACATATTTGACTTAATTAATGCCTGTAAATTTGAACCCGATAGTTTATGGAATAGAAAATCAAGCTTTTTTAGCTTAACAATTGAATTAGCTAAATTTGAGCAAAAAAATCAGGCTTTACCTGAAGTTTACCAAATAAGTAACCGTCTGAAACAATTAGAAGAAGAAATCCAAAAGAATAAAACCAAAGATAGAGAAACTGATGAATATGCCCAATATTATCACTATAACTATGCGGGGACTACCAGTAAAAAAGCTCGTGATATTAGAGGGGCATTTTTAAGAAAAGTTTTAGAAGAAATACCGGTAAATCAAAAACTAGCTGGTTAA
- a CDS encoding DUF2256 domain-containing protein codes for MARQRSKSDLPTKICAVCGLSFTWRKKWANCWDDVKYCSERCRRRRSQAQTDE; via the coding sequence ATGGCACGTCAACGCTCTAAATCTGATTTACCGACAAAAATTTGTGCAGTTTGTGGACTGTCTTTTACTTGGCGCAAAAAATGGGCTAACTGTTGGGATGACGTTAAATACTGCTCCGAAAGATGCCGCCGGCGTAGATCGCAGGCTCAGACAGATGAATAA
- a CDS encoding COP23 domain-containing protein, giving the protein MNNYTKILLGGTVLAVSALSLVASAQASPAPIERDKIVFSCEFQNNEYVTIQRLVRETVNPVSAVVYETKVVYENPLPLVSWKATLDSDHPKGEYTPESRCQANSTRLTNLASAYGLHTVEDIALLGQVSKFGTANHQGVLFVSYPEKTKVSKENVIFTLTPENRKEGKDVLAQFQIGVAGSVGGPDLPPVKLPIVD; this is encoded by the coding sequence ATGAACAATTACACTAAGATTCTCCTAGGAGGTACAGTTTTAGCCGTTAGCGCGTTAAGTTTAGTAGCATCTGCTCAAGCTTCGCCTGCGCCCATCGAGAGAGACAAAATAGTCTTTTCTTGTGAATTTCAAAATAATGAGTATGTAACTATCCAAAGACTTGTTCGAGAAACAGTTAATCCGGTTAGTGCTGTAGTTTATGAAACAAAAGTTGTCTATGAAAATCCATTACCTTTAGTCAGTTGGAAGGCCACATTAGATTCAGACCATCCCAAAGGAGAATATACACCTGAAAGTCGCTGTCAAGCCAATAGCACCCGCTTAACCAATTTGGCCTCTGCCTATGGTCTTCACACAGTGGAAGATATTGCCCTTTTAGGACAAGTAAGTAAATTTGGCACAGCTAATCATCAGGGTGTCCTTTTTGTTTCATACCCTGAAAAAACAAAAGTTTCCAAAGAAAATGTCATTTTTACCTTAACGCCTGAAAATCGGAAAGAGGGTAAAGATGTTCTCGCACAGTTTCAGATCGGTGTAGCAGGAAGCGTGGGAGGGCCTGATCTCCCACCCGTTAAGCTACCGATCGTGGATTAG
- a CDS encoding type II toxin-antitoxin system HicB family antitoxin: protein MNFPFTIVIQWSDEDNCYLVHLPEFPTQQFHTHGETYEEALKNTQEVLELLTEEYQQAGKPLPQPKPYSTFIMLTINIMLTIKPNKQKHQLE from the coding sequence ATGAATTTTCCTTTTACAATTGTGATTCAATGGTCAGATGAAGATAACTGTTATTTAGTGCATTTACCTGAGTTTCCTACTCAACAGTTTCATACGCATGGGGAAACTTATGAAGAAGCCTTAAAAAATACTCAAGAAGTTTTAGAACTGTTAACGGAAGAGTATCAACAAGCGGGTAAACCTTTGCCGCAACCCAAACCTTACTCCACATTTATTATGCTCACAATTAATATTATGCTCACAATTAAACCTAATAAGCAAAAACATCAACTTGAATAG